Proteins encoded in a region of the Marinococcus sp. PL1-022 genome:
- a CDS encoding general stress protein codes for MPTARIFVSVEEAQKAVDKLKMQGIQKEQIYALALEAEKATAKELKVSDTEADATSPVEFVKQFFRNGASDIYERLTKLGYSDEEARDLSEKLNEHNILIAVDEDPEKFSFEK; via the coding sequence TTGCCTACCGCTCGTATTTTTGTATCCGTAGAAGAAGCACAGAAGGCTGTAGATAAATTAAAGATGCAGGGGATCCAAAAGGAACAGATTTATGCTTTGGCTCTTGAGGCGGAAAAAGCGACTGCGAAAGAACTAAAAGTAAGTGATACAGAAGCAGACGCTACAAGTCCGGTGGAGTTCGTAAAACAGTTTTTCCGAAACGGTGCATCGGATATTTATGAACGATTAACAAAGCTTGGATACAGTGATGAAGAAGCGCGCGATCTGAGTGAAAAGCTAAACGAACATAATATATTAATTGCTGTTGATGAAGATCCGGAAAAATTCTCTTTTGAAAAGTGA